The Alkalihalobacillus sp. LMS6 genomic interval TCAGACGCCTTCGACCGTTTCCCTATGAGCATCGCTTGAATCGTCGGATCATGAATTTGTTCAAATACGATTCGATCGCCACGTGTCTGCGTGCCTGTCTCTTCTTCAATAAAAGCGATGGCTTCTTCGTGATAGCCAAGCTGAAGATAGCCCGAGATTGCATACAGTTTGTTCGTGTATTCATGGGTTTGAGCACGTAGATCTTTTGAATATTGTTGAATTTCCGAGAGCGCATTAACCAATTCTTGCAATTCTGTTCGCTTTTGAAAACGCGCAACCTTTCCAGCATATTGCCCATCTTCATTTATCGTCTGATAATGCACGATTAACCGTTTTTCCTGATACGTCATTTCATTTTGCCCGGACGTCTGTTCATCGTTTAAAACGGCAGCCATCTCTGAATGAGGCAACACGTTATCGATTTTTTTGCCAATTGCGCTATCAGAGAGCTGGAGAACGTCTTTGGCAATCGCATTCAACAGCGTTACTCGTCCTTCTTGATCGGTCGCAATCAAGCCCTCACTAACCGCTTCAATGACGGCGTGTCGCTCTTTATAGAGGCGGGCAATTTGGTAAGGCTCCAATCCAAAAGTGTCTCGCCGAATGCTCCGTGCCAATGCACTGCTCCCAATTAAGCCAATTAAAAAAATGATCACAATCGCCGTACAAAAGATAACAAATCCTTTTAAAAATGTTGAATTAATGTATTCGATCATATAGCCAACTGAGACAACACCAATAATCGTCCCGTCCTCTGCCCGTACAGGTGTCTTCCCGCGAACCGCTTCACCAAGAGAACCTACCGCAACAGACGTATAGCTTCTACCATATAGAAGCGCGTCATCGTTATCACCACCGACCATTTGTTGCCCGACTTGATCTTGATTTGGATGCGTTATTCGAACGCCCTCCGTATCACCGATGACAATATATTCTGCATTCGCGTTGGCTTCAACCGTATCAATGAGCGTACGCAACGCGGCTTCATCACCATTTCCCAATAATACTTGCCTCACTTCAGGAATTTCCGCCACAGTGAGAGCCGTCGTTAGCGCTTGCTCGCCGATTAAATTCCTTGCTTGCTCTCGCTCTAAATAGACATATACAACGGTTACAAGCAAGATAATGAGTGTAATTAACGCAATAACATATCGACTAAATTTCCGCTCCAGCGTCTTTCTTTTTTTCATCCTATTGCCACCTGATGTTTTGTTAAAAGATTGGGTTCCGCTTACATTTTGTTGATTTTATTCTAACATGGTTTCGAAACACATCGCGTTAAAAGTTTTATTCAAAAAAACACTCTCCTACTCATCACAAAACTCGAATAGGAAAGTGTTTCTCTTAAAATATGACATCACTCATAACATCAACTAGCGCAAATCCTAAAACCCATAACAAGAGTGAGAGCGGGATCGCAAAGAGCATTCCTTTTATCAATCCATTTCTCATGAACACGCCTCCTCTTTCCAATGTGTTCCATTATAGTAGCCCATCTATTAATAGGGGATTTCTTTCGATCCTCTTCTCGATTGCTGCTCCTCTTTTCGACCAAAAAATTGGTTGTAGAGCAACTTCAACAAGCTTACGACCAGTAGCGCAATCACGAATCCACCTAGTACATCTAATGGATAATGGTGGCCCAAGAAAATACGCGAGAACCCAATAAAAGTCGCGAGCACAAGTAAGACCGTCCCTACTTTTTTATGAAATAGAAAAATTGATAAGGCAATCGTAAATGCAGCCAGCGTATGGTTCGAGGGAAAACTGGATGCTGTGTTATGCGCAATAATAA includes:
- a CDS encoding undecaprenyl-diphosphatase, which codes for MDYTIFRKINNLSGESEFLDTLMVWSSEYVTIILALAVVVFMILGFKSRTSLRTALFTVISIGLSMGIGYLIKGLTYRPRPFLEHDVNLIIAHNTASSFPSNHTLAAFTIALSIFLFHKKVGTVLLVLATFIGFSRIFLGHHYPLDVLGGFVIALLVVSLLKLLYNQFFGRKEEQQSRRGSKEIPY
- a CDS encoding sensor histidine kinase; the protein is MKKRKTLERKFSRYVIALITLIILLVTVVYVYLEREQARNLIGEQALTTALTVAEIPEVRQVLLGNGDEAALRTLIDTVEANANAEYIVIGDTEGVRITHPNQDQVGQQMVGGDNDDALLYGRSYTSVAVGSLGEAVRGKTPVRAEDGTIIGVVSVGYMIEYINSTFLKGFVIFCTAIVIIFLIGLIGSSALARSIRRDTFGLEPYQIARLYKERHAVIEAVSEGLIATDQEGRVTLLNAIAKDVLQLSDSAIGKKIDNVLPHSEMAAVLNDEQTSGQNEMTYQEKRLIVHYQTINEDGQYAGKVARFQKRTELQELVNALSEIQQYSKDLRAQTHEYTNKLYAISGYLQLGYHEEAIAFIEEETGTQTRGDRIVFEQIHDPTIQAMLIGKRSKASEKKVTFTIDASSTVEWQWPPDAAAPLVTIIGNIIDNAFDAVMGKETPTVDIFLTDLGNELVVEVADNGPGIDDSIESQLFEQGITTKNGRRGYGLALVKAALAELKGTLEMEHNQPTGTIVSIYIPKKTGGGKT